Genomic segment of Mycolicibacterium sarraceniae:
ATGTCGGCGTCAATGATTCGGTACTCATCGCGACGCGGTGAGCCGGTAACTCGAACGGGTGGTTGCGCGCGATCCGTGGTAGCGGCGACGAAGCATCACTGAGCATCCGACGCGGGGTAGGTGTGCGATCGCGACGGTGAGGGTTCCATCACCACGATCAATGGTCTGCGGCACATCGTTTTACCGGGTATCCGCCGGATCGGCACACCGGTCGGCGATCCACGTCCACGACGTCGATGGTCAACCGTGCATACTCGGCGGGGCGATGACACCGATCTCGCTCGCCGCCGGAGTCAGCCTGACCGCAGCGACGACCGCCCCGTTGGCGGCAGTGCGCACCCCACCTGCCCCGCACGTCGTCACGCAGGCCGCGACACTCACCGCCAACCCGCTGCAGGAAGATCGGGGACTTTGCCACCAGGGTGGACACGACTCACCCGCTGCCTGTGGGGTCAAACCCTATCGCCCCGATCACCGAGCAGGTATCGCAAAGTGTGCTCACCTAGTCCGGCCAGCTTTGAGCGGTCGGGCCACCTGATTCCCGGCGAGATTTCAGCGCAGCTCAACAATCTCCAGACCGCGCTTCCCGCTGTTCAAGCACTCCTGATCGACGTCCCGGTCGCGATGCGCAACGCCAAGGCCCCCGCATCAGCCCCCACATCACAGCGGCCGACCACGCCCACACCAAGACCGGCGCTAGCCAGACCCGGAACCGGGCAGCAGCTTCTCCGGGAGCAGCGACCAGACCGTAGTCGAGGCCCCGGCCGTGACATGCGCACAGTAGGCGGGCGCACCCTTCTCGCTGACGGCTGCCGCGCCCATCACCGCACAGTTCGCACCGATCACCACGACGGGCAGGTCCATCCGGCCGGAGACCGCGGGCGGTGGTGACGCCGTCCGCGACGCCTGGGTGGTCGCGGCGGTGTTCACGTCGCCGTGGCCGAACAGCAGCGAAATCCCTGCCGCCGCGCCGGCGACGATGACGACGGCACCGAGAATGGCCGGGACCAACAGCCGACGACGCGATGACGTGGGCTCCGGTTTAGCGTGCCGCCGGCGGGCAGCCTTCACCGCGAGGGCCTGACTGGTCACGTCGCTAGCATGGTGAGCTCGTTCGGAGGTGCCCAGACCTTGCTGCAACGCTTGTGCGAAGTCGGCGCAACGCTTGTAGCGCTTGCCGGCATCCTTGGCCAACGCCTTGGCGAAAACCGGACTCAGACAAGCCAACTCGGGCCGCTTAGCGCCGATCGCCGGTGGATCAGAACTGAGGCACTGACTGATCACGATCGCCGGATTGGTGTGCGTGAACGGCGGCACGCCGGTCAGTAGATGGTAGGCGGTCGCAGCCAGTGCGTACTGGTCGGCGTGGCCGTCGACGTTCTCGCCCTTGAGCTGTTCGGGGGCGGCGTAGGCGACCGTGCCGACCGTCATATTGGTACCGGTCAGTTGGCTGGTCTGGCCCATCCACCGGGCGATGCCGAAGTCGGCCAACATGACCCGCTGATCGCCGGAGCCGGGAACCCCCAGCAGGATATTGGCGGGTTTGACGTCGCGGTGCAGCAGACCGTGCCCGTGCGCGTAGTCGAGTGCGTCGGCAATCCCGGTGATGATGCGCACGACCTCGTCGGGGGGCATTCCGTACGGATAGCGCTCGGCCAACAGACGAGAGGCGTCGGTTCCGTCGACATACTCCATCGCGATCCAGAGCTTGTCGTCGAACTCGCCGCGGTCGTAGATCGTGACGATGTGCGGGTTCGACAGCGTCGCCACCATGTCCGCCTCGAGGATGAACCGCTGCCGATACTCCTCATCGGAGCTCACCGCGGACCCGAGAACTTTGAGTGCGTCATACCGCGGCAGCCTGGGGTGCGAGGCGAGGTACACCTCACCCATACCTCCGGCCCCCAGTGTCCGCAGGATGGTGTAACCAGCAACGACCTGGCCGTCAGTTAACGGCATTGGGGCATCGTAAAGGGCGAGGGTGCCGATTATCGAACCGAAACAGTCACGGTAGGACGGTCGTAAATCACGCGGCTGCCCAGCAGGATGTCCTGCGCCGACCGTCGCTGCCGGTCGACAGCCACCCACAACAGTCCGACCGGGAACAACACGCATGCCACCGCCCGCAGGCCAGCGACCGGGATCCGCAGAGATTTGGCCCGCTTGTCCACCACGCGCACACCCAGCGCGACCGTGCCCACCGTCCGCCCGGATAGCGTCCAGCACCCGGTCAGGTACAGCACCGCCACCGTAAGCGTCACCGTGGTCGAGAAGATGAGATTGGGTTCGGGAAAGCGAAACGTCGCCGGGTTGAGGATCAGGGTGGTCAGCGCCAACCCCAGATAGAGCGCACCCATGGTGATGACGACGACAAGCATGTCAATGAGCGCGGCCAAACCTCGGGACACAATGCCGGCATTGGTCACCGGGATTCCTGGATTCCCGGCTCTCGCCCCAACATCCGGTCGACGAACCCGGAGATCATGTCGTCCGCACGGGCAGTCTGGCTGCGAACGTCGGTCATGACTTCGGCGGTGACACTTCCGGTGGACTCGCGGATGATCGCGGGCAGATCGACCCCGTCGATGATCTGGTTGGCCAGCCCGATCAAATCGATGCGCGCGATGATCGCCTCGATATCGACATCGGTCACGATCGCGTCGATGTCGAGCTGCTCCCGGATAAGTGTCGTCAGGTCGATCTGGGCGACGACGAGCTCGACGACCCGGGTCAGCGCCGCGACGCCGACCCGGGTGGCTTCCTCCCGGGTGGCTTGCAGCGGCCCACCGATCAGTGGCAGTCGTTCCCAGAACACGAGGGAATCCTAGTCAGGGCAAAGCCCCGGCGCGCCCCGCTCAATCCGTCGGGTCAGTTCATGTCCCAGGGTTCGCTATAGGTGGTGACGCTGTCACCGGCCTTGGAGATCAGCCGGGCGAAGGGGCGCAGCAACACACCCCCGGCGGCACCGGTGACGGTGCCGTGGGCGTTGGCCACCGCGACCGAGCCGTTGGGGCCGGAGACGTCCACCGAGAAGGTGGCGACTTCCGGTGAGCGTTCCTACCCGGAGTCAGAGAGATCGGCAAACATGGTGATAGACCGACGGCGTGGCACCAGCTGCGCGTTTAAGGCTCACGGCGCTAATAATCTCCGCGATCACATCAGGCGCCGACGGGTGGTGGTGCGCTCGCCTTCAGCGATGCCAGCGCGCCCTCACTCAGCCGGGCCAGCTCGTCAGCCTCGGCGGCGGTCAACGCCGATCGGTAGATCTGCGCCATCCGCCGGTTCGTCAGGTCCTCGACGTCGTCGTAGACGCCTCTCTTGTCGGCGGCCTCGACGAACGGTGGCTGCCAGCCCATGAACGCGGCGTAATCCGTGCCGTGGTTGAGGATGTGCGCCTCAACAGGACTCACACCGGAAATCGTGAGGGCATTGAAGTGCACCGCGGCGCGCAGTTCACGCAGCACCATCATCACCTGAAACGCCCGTGCGGGGGCGTCGTCGGCCAGCGGCATGGCCCGCCAACCCGCGTACAGCGGCAGGCCGGGTTCAGGCGCCTCCGCAATCACCTTCTCGCCGAGCGCGGCGATGCGATCTAGGCCCTCGGCCCCGCTCAGATACCTCCGGCCGAAGCCGGCGAGCTGTTCCCAGTACAGGCGGCAGCTCTCGGACGCATCGTGCACGGCGACGCCGTTTTCCCAGCATGACCGCGCGAGATTGGGTTCGAAGACCGCGAACACCGCGGTGACCGTGGTGCCAGTCGCGTCACCGAGCACACCGCCGCGGCCGGCGAAGTACGCGGCGAATGGGTCCGGGTAGCCGGCGGCCAAGCTTTTCTCGAAGGTGTCCGGATTCAGCATGAACACACTGATGGCCTCGCCAATGGCCGCCCCGGCGGCACGGATCGATTCGACGTCGATATCGCTCATGCGGGCTGAGCTTACGGACTGGGCTGAAGGTCGTACACGGTATCGGAGCCAACGGTTTTCGGCGAGAAGTTGGCCGCCACCCAGGCGGTGATATCGGCGTGCTGATTGCCGCGGCCGGGACCACCCTGGTTGCCGGGCGCGATGTAACAGCCGATCTCGCGGTTGGCGACGTCGGCCTGGAACGCAGCAGGGGAGGGAACCGGGTCGCTTCCACCGAATCCGCCGATCGCCATCACCGAGGTATTCGTCGCCAACTCCACACCAGCGGCCGCCGCCGATCCGTTGACCGCTGCCGACCAGGTGGTGTCCGTGCCCTGCAGGAGCGCGTCGAGTTCGGTGTTGTCACCGTCGTCTCCGTGCCGTCCGTGCCCACCATTTCGAGCCGCCTGCGCGGGCCCGACCTGAACGTTGCCGCCGGCGTGGGACGGGCCGATGGTCGCGAATGTGTATGCGGCCGATCCCATCCCGCCGGCAAGGATGCCCAGCGCCAGTCCGGCGATCGCCAGCCGCCGCCGAACAGTACGGCACCGCCTCGGATCAGATCGGTCCTCGGCGCACGGGCGCGTATCACCAAGACGAACACCAGACCGAGCAGCGCCGCGGGCAGCAGCCAGCCCATCTCGAACCCGAACTAACCGGTGAAAAGCTCTGTGATTCCTGGATCTTGCCGACCGAAGCCGCCGAAACCGCCGTGCTGCTGCAGCCCTTCGGGTGGGGCGGCCGCCCCCGGAGCCCCGGCCTGCTCGCGCCCGAGAATCCGCGCCAAGCCGTTGTAGCCGATGACCAGGTTCATGAAGTTGTTGTCGGTCGAGCCGGCCAGGTAGGGCCGGGACGACGTCGGCGCGACGAGCAGGTAGGCCAGCCCGAAGGCCGGCGCCACCATCAAGCCTTCCAGCATGTTGGCCAGGAATGCAAAACCCAGGGCCGCAACGGCTAACATCAGCCACTTGACGCTGGCCCGCTCCATCGCGCGGACAGCGCAGTACGCTCCGCACATCAGGTGGTTCCTGCGAGTCGTTGACTTGGGTCCATGGCATCCCTGCCGCACCCCCCGTGCACACGCCCACTTTGGCGCGCCTCCTAGTCTTGCCCTATGCGCCGACTCCTACCGGCCCTCGGCTGCTTAGCTCTGATCGCGGCCTGCGGGTCACCACCCGCCGAGGCACCCTCGTTCCGCACACCCCCGATGGGATGGAACTCGTGGAACTCCGGAATCCCGCTGAGCGAAAAGACTGTCGAGCAGACCATCGACGCGCTGGTGTCCTCCGGGATGCGCGACGCCGGATATCGGTACGTCAACCTCGACAATGGCTGGTCGGCCAGCCACCGCGACGCGGAGGGCAATCTGCAGGCTGATCCCAGCCGATTCCCCGGCGGCATCTCCGCTGTCGCGAAGTACGCCCACGACCACGGGATGCTGCTGGGCCTGTATGCCAGCCCAAGCTACGAACTGTGCGGGCTCGGGAAGGCCAATGCCAGCGCGGGCCACGAATCCGCCGACGCGGACACGTTCGCTCGCTGGGGCGTCGACTACCTGAAGTACGACTGGTGCAGCACCGATACCGACCATTCCGATCAGGTGCACGCCTTCACCGCGATGCGGGATGCGCTGCGCGCCACGGGAAGACATATCTTCTACAGCATCAACCCCAATGTTTCGGGCGACCCCGGCGCCAGGACCGACTACGACTGGTCGGGCATTGCCGATATGGCACGTAACACGATCGATCTGGTTCCGTTGTGGCGCAGCCATTTCGGGAAAAATGGTCCGGTGTTCGGGGTCCAAGAGCAGGTCGATGCTTCCGTCCCGCTGGCGTCGCACAGTCGGCCCGGCTATTTCAATGACCCCGACATGCTGGTCGCCGGGATCGCCTGGCCCAACTTCCTGAAAACCCATCAGGGTATGGCTGAGACCCTGGCGGGGCAGGTTGGGCCCAGCTTGACCGCAGACGAGCAACGCACCCACGTCTCACTGTGGGCGATGATGGCGGCACCGTTGTTGGCCGGCAACGATATTCGGTCGATGTCGGCGCAGACCCGCGATTTTCTCACCAACCGCGACATCATTGCCGTGGACCAGGACGGGCTCGCGGTGGCGGGCCGCCCGTTAGCCGGTGACCGCAGGGTCATGGTCAAGCCCCTCACCGGAGGCTCGATTGCCATCGCCATGGTGAACCCGGACTCACAACCGGCCTCGATCACGACCACCACGGCAGCCGTCGGGCTTTCCCCCGTCGCGTGCTACCGCGTGCGCGATCTGTGGACCCACACCGACGCCACAAGCGCCGGTGACCTTCGGGCAGGGCCGATCGCTCCGCACGCGACGGTGGTGCTGCGGGTCGATCCAGGCTGCGGCTAACCGGCTTTGGTCAGGGCGACGACGGTCTAGATCGGGGTCAGACCGTGCTTACGCTGCACCCGGCTGATCTGCTTGCCACGCAAGAGCCGCAGCGATTTGCGCAGCAGCAGCCTCGTCTCATGAGGCTCGATCACACCGTCGATGTAGCCGCGCTCCGCCGCCGTCCACGGTGTGGCGAGGTTGAGGTTGTAGCCCTCGATGAAATCGGCGCGGATCTTGAGCACTTCGGGCGCGTTGGGATCGGGGAAACGCTTGACCAGTAGCTGCGCCGCACCCTCGGCGCCGATGACGGCGATCCGGGCCGTCGGCCAGGCGAAGTTCAGGTCCGCGGTCAGCTGCTTGCAGCCCATCACCGCGTATCCGCCGCCGTAAGCCTTGCGGATGATGACGGTCACCTTCGGCACGCTGGCCTCCACCAGCGCATTGAAGAATCGGCCGCCGCGCTTGATGATGCCGTTCTTTTCCTCCGCCACCCCTGGCATGGCACCGGGGGTGTCGACGACGAACACCAACGGAAGATTGAACGAGTCACAGAATCGGATAAAGCCGGCCGCCTTGTCGGAGGCCTCGGTGTCGACCGCACCCGACAGGTACATCGGCTGGTTGGCGATCACACCGACCGGACGCCCGTCGACGCGCGCGAATGCGGTGATCATTGCCGGGCCGCGCTGCTCACCGATGTCGAAGATGTTGCCGTCGTCGAAGATCCGCAGCAGGATCTCGTGCATATCGTAAGCGACGTTGTCGGCGTCGGGAACGAGGCTGTCGAGTTCCAGGTCGTGCGGGGTGATCTCGGGCTCAAGGCCCGGGTTGATGATCGGCGGATCGTCAAAGGTGTTGGCGGGCAGGAATTCCAGGTAATCGCGGACATACTGGAAGGCGTCGGCCTCGGTGTCCACCACCTTGTGGATGTTGCCACGCTGGGCCTGGACATCGGCACCGCCGAGTTCGTCGAACGTGACGTCCTCGCCGGTCACGTCCTTGATGACGTCCGGGCCGGTGATGAACATGTAACCCTGGTCGCGAACCGCCACCAATAGGTCGGTCTGGATCGGCGAATACACCGCCCCCCCAGCGCATTTGCCCAGGATGATCGAGATTTCGGGGACCAGGCCGCGCAGCATTTCATGCCTCCGGGCCAGTTCGGCGTACCAGGCCAGCGAGGTGGCGGTGTCCTGAATGCGCGCCCCCGCAGAGTCGTTGATCCCGATGATCGGGCAGCCGACCATGGCCACCCACTCCATCAGCTTGGCGACCTTGCGGCCAAACATCTCGCCGACGGAACCCTGAAAGACGGTCTGGTCATGGCTGAAGACGCCGACCGGACGGCCGTTGATGGTGCCGTGCCCGGTGACGACGCCATCGCCGAACAACGCGTTGGGATCGCCGGGCGTCTTGGCCAAGGCACCGATCTCGAGGAAGCTACCCGGGTCGACCAGGGCGTGAATCCGGGCGCGCGCGCTGGTGCTGCCCTTCTTCGCACGTTTGGCGACGGCCGCCTCGCCGCCCGGTTCCTTGGCGAGCTCCAGCTTTTCGCGGAGTTCGGCGAGCTTTTCGGCAGTGGTCACAGCAGTCACTTGGCCTCGTTCTCCTCGGCGTCGATACGGTGGATCGCCTCGCTCAGATGTGCCCCGACCTTGGCGATGTACGGCTCGTCGATCGCCTGGATGTGCTCGCCCCCGATCGGCACCACCTCCAGGTCGGATACGAACTCACCCCACCCGCCATCGGGCTTGCGGATGGCGTAGCGCGGCTCGAACATGATCGCGTCATCGTGGTAGCGGTCGGCCAGGTACAGCGCGACATGCCCGTCATAGGGCTCGATGTGAGCGGTATCCAGGGCCCGGTTGTCCAGATACGACGTGCGCTGGTGCTCGATGATCCCGCCCGGGATGTCGACGCCGGCCTCCTTGACGGCGTCCAGCACGAACCTGACCTGACCGTCATCGTCGAGTTGTTCGAGCTGCTCGTACGGGATCTCGGGGATGTCGACGTTGAAGGTACGCGAAGCGAACAGGGCGTACCGATCCCAGCGAGCGCGGATCTCCTCCTTGGTCTGCGGCACCTCCTCGCCGGCGCGCACGGTGTCGATCAGGCCGACGAAGCGGACGTCACAGCCGTTGCGCTTGAGCCCGACCGCGCAGGCGTAGGCCAGCGCCCCACCCAGCGACCAGCCAGTGAGGATGTACGGGCCGGCGCCATTGATCTCCATCAGCTTCGGCACGTACTCGGCGGCGCGCTCCTCGATCGAACCCTCGACCCGCTCCAGCCCGTAGATCGGGGTGTCCGCGGGCAACCGCTTCATCAGCGGCTCGTAGACCACCGTCGAACCGCCGGCCGGATGAAACACGAACACCGGGGTCTTGGTGCTGCCTTCTTGCCGCGCGCGCAGGACACGCACGAACCCGTCGACAACACCATCCTCGAGCTGGTTGCGGACGGTGGTGGCCAGTTCCTCAATGGTCTTGGCGGACTTGACGTCCTCGACGGTAATGGTGCCGTCGGCGCGCTCCGAGAGCCGGCCGGCCATCTTCGTCGCCGTCTCGTCGTCGAGTGCAGGCAGCTCGTTGAAGATGCCTCCCGGGGACTTTCTGGTGACGATCGCCCACGTCGCGAACGTCACGCGTTCGGCGGCGTCGCGCGGCGGCACATCGGCGCCGAGCGCCTCGGTGACCGCCTCCTGGGTCAACACCTTGGCTGCGGCCGCGGCAGCGGTGGACTTCGGACCCGAGGGATCGGTTGGCGGCGGCGGGATCTCGAGCTTATCCTCGACCGGGGCCGCCGGTGCTGCAGGCGCGTCAACGGCCGCCTTGGTCGCGGTCAGCAGCGCGTTCATCTCCGCCGCATTCTGCTCGGCAGACTGACCCTGCTGGTGCTCATGCAGATCGCCGACCTCGTCACGGTGCTCGATCGCGTACTCGATGAGCGTTTGGACCGCATACAAATTGGCGTCGCGCACTGCAGTCAGCTGGATCGGCGGCAGGTCGAAGTCGTACTCGACGCGGTTCTTGATCCGCACGGCCATCAGCGAATCCAGACCCAGCTCGATCAGCGGCACCTCCCACGGCAGGTCCTCGGGCTCGTAGCCCATGGCTCCGCCGACGATCGCACCCAACCGATCGGCCACGGTCTCGCCGGAATCCGGCGACCACTTGGCGAACCCGGCGGCCAGGCCGGCGCCCGCAGCCAGATTGTCGGACAAGATTTCTGCATCGTCGGGCTCGTCCACCGCTTCCACCGCAGGTGCCGTGACAGCAACAGCCACCGCCGAGGGCAAGGCCGACGCCGCACCGCCACGGGTGACGACGGCGTCGTACACCAAAGTGAAGGACTCCTCGATACGGGCATGCACCTGCACCGAGGCCCCACCGGGATGCCGGGTCAGCGTCGTCACCAGCCGGGCCCCGTCGCCAACCACCGCGCGCTGTTCGGACGCCGTCAGCTTCGCATCCGGAAGCACTTGCGCTGCAGCGGCTTTCACCAGAGCCGCCAGATCGGCCTGCCCCTTCGGCGAGTACTCCCAGACGTGGCGACCGTCGGGCGTCGCGACATGGTTGCCCGGCATCATCACCGCGCTGTCACCGCTGAATTGCACATCCAGCCAGTGCGGCTTGCGCTTGAAGCGGGTCGGCGGAATAGCGGCGTACTCCCCCGCGTCGAAAAGCGTCCGCAGATCCAGGTCGTGGCCGTAGACGTAGAGCTGAGCCATCGCCGCGATCATCGACTCGACCTCGTCCTGCTTGCGAGCCAAGGTGGCGATCAGCTGCCCGTCGTGCAGTCCGGCAGCTGCCGTGGTCAACCCAACCTGCATGAGCGCCACCGGGTTCGGCGCCAGCTCCAGGAAGGTGGTGTGTCCGCTGTCGACGGCGTTACGGATGCCGTGGGTGAAGTAGACGCTGTGACGCAGCCCCTTCTTCCAGTAGTCGACATCGTGGATCGGCTCGCCGCCCGGGCGGATGTAGCTGCCCTCGTGCACCGTCGAGAAGTATCCGAGTTGCAGCGGGTGCGGTTCGATACCCTGCAGCTCGGCGGCCAGCTCGCCCAACAGCGGGTCCATCTGCTGAGTGTGGCTGGCACCCTTGGTCTGTAGCTTGCGGGCGAATTTGCCCTCGGATTCGGCGCGAGCGATGATCGCGTCGACCTGTTCCGGTGGACCGCCGATGACGGTCTGGGTCGGAGCGGCGTACACGCACACCTCCAGGCCCGGAAAATCGGAGAACACGGTCTTTATCTCCTCGGCCGAGTACTCGACCAGCGCCATCAGCCGGATGTACTCGCCGAACAGCATGGCCTCGCCCTCACCCATCAGGTGCGCGCGGGCACAGATGGCGCGGGTCGCATCGGCCAGCGACAGACCGCCGGCGAAGTAGGCGGCGGCCGCCTCACCGAGCGACTGGCCTACCACCGCAGCGGGTTTCGCGCCATGGTGCTTGAGCAGTTCGCCGAGCGCGATCTGGAGGGCGAAAATCACCGTCTGGACC
This window contains:
- a CDS encoding glycosyltransferase family 39 protein is translated as MCGAYCAVRAMERASVKWLMLAVAALGFAFLANMLEGLMVAPAFGLAYLLVAPTSSRPYLAGSTDNNFMNLVIGYNGLARILGREQAGAPGAAAPPEGLQQHGGFGGFGRQDPGITELFTG
- a CDS encoding SCO6745 family protein, with the translated sequence MSDIDVESIRAAGAAIGEAISVFMLNPDTFEKSLAAGYPDPFAAYFAGRGGVLGDATGTTVTAVFAVFEPNLARSCWENGVAVHDASESCRLYWEQLAGFGRRYLSGAEGLDRIAALGEKVIAEAPEPGLPLYAGWRAMPLADDAPARAFQVMMVLRELRAAVHFNALTISGVSPVEAHILNHGTDYAAFMGWQPPFVEAADKRGVYDDVEDLTNRRMAQIYRSALTAAEADELARLSEGALASLKASAPPPVGA
- a CDS encoding glycoside hydrolase family 27 protein → MRRLLPALGCLALIAACGSPPAEAPSFRTPPMGWNSWNSGIPLSEKTVEQTIDALVSSGMRDAGYRYVNLDNGWSASHRDAEGNLQADPSRFPGGISAVAKYAHDHGMLLGLYASPSYELCGLGKANASAGHESADADTFARWGVDYLKYDWCSTDTDHSDQVHAFTAMRDALRATGRHIFYSINPNVSGDPGARTDYDWSGIADMARNTIDLVPLWRSHFGKNGPVFGVQEQVDASVPLASHSRPGYFNDPDMLVAGIAWPNFLKTHQGMAETLAGQVGPSLTADEQRTHVSLWAMMAAPLLAGNDIRSMSAQTRDFLTNRDIIAVDQDGLAVAGRPLAGDRRVMVKPLTGGSIAIAMVNPDSQPASITTTTAAVGLSPVACYRVRDLWTHTDATSAGDLRAGPIAPHATVVLRVDPGCG
- a CDS encoding acyl-CoA carboxylase subunit beta, which gives rise to MTAVTTAEKLAELREKLELAKEPGGEAAVAKRAKKGSTSARARIHALVDPGSFLEIGALAKTPGDPNALFGDGVVTGHGTINGRPVGVFSHDQTVFQGSVGEMFGRKVAKLMEWVAMVGCPIIGINDSAGARIQDTATSLAWYAELARRHEMLRGLVPEISIILGKCAGGAVYSPIQTDLLVAVRDQGYMFITGPDVIKDVTGEDVTFDELGGADVQAQRGNIHKVVDTEADAFQYVRDYLEFLPANTFDDPPIINPGLEPEITPHDLELDSLVPDADNVAYDMHEILLRIFDDGNIFDIGEQRGPAMITAFARVDGRPVGVIANQPMYLSGAVDTEASDKAAGFIRFCDSFNLPLVFVVDTPGAMPGVAEEKNGIIKRGGRFFNALVEASVPKVTVIIRKAYGGGYAVMGCKQLTADLNFAWPTARIAVIGAEGAAQLLVKRFPDPNAPEVLKIRADFIEGYNLNLATPWTAAERGYIDGVIEPHETRLLLRKSLRLLRGKQISRVQRKHGLTPI
- a CDS encoding serine/threonine-protein kinase, which produces MPLTDGQVVAGYTILRTLGAGGMGEVYLASHPRLPRYDALKVLGSAVSSDEEYRQRFILEADMVATLSNPHIVTIYDRGEFDDKLWIAMEYVDGTDASRLLAERYPYGMPPDEVVRIITGIADALDYAHGHGLLHRDVKPANILLGVPGSGDQRVMLADFGIARWMGQTSQLTGTNMTVGTVAYAAPEQLKGENVDGHADQYALAATAYHLLTGVPPFTHTNPAIVISQCLSSDPPAIGAKRPELACLSPVFAKALAKDAGKRYKRCADFAQALQQGLGTSERAHHASDVTSQALAVKAARRRHAKPEPTSSRRRLLVPAILGAVVIVAGAAAGISLLFGHGDVNTAATTQASRTASPPPAVSGRMDLPVVVIGANCAVMGAAAVSEKGAPAYCAHVTAGASTTVWSLLPEKLLPGSGSG
- a CDS encoding RDD family protein, translating into MTNAGIVSRGLAALIDMLVVVITMGALYLGLALTTLILNPATFRFPEPNLIFSTTVTLTVAVLYLTGCWTLSGRTVGTVALGVRVVDKRAKSLRIPVAGLRAVACVLFPVGLLWVAVDRQRRSAQDILLGSRVIYDRPTVTVSVR
- a CDS encoding mannosyltransferase YkcB-related protein, producing MGSAAYTFATIGPSHAGGNVQVGPAQAARNGGHGRHGDDGDNTELDALLQGTDTTWSAAVNGSAAAAGVELATNTSVMAIGGFGGSDPVPSPAAFQADVANREIGCYIAPGNQGGPGRGNQHADITAWVAANFSPKTVGSDTVYDLQPSP
- the pks13 gene encoding polyketide synthase Pks13 (Pks13 is a key enzyme in mycolic acid biosynthesis.), which gives rise to MREWLRNWVANSTGQPPGAIDESTPMVELGLSSRDAVAMASDIEDLTGVTLTATVAFRHPTIEALATVIVEGEPEVEFDGDSEDWSRAADVEDIAIIGVATRFPGDLNTPDEMWAALLEGRDSITDLPDGRWEEFLAEPRIAERVAKAATRGGYLSDIKGFDAEFFALSKMEADNMDPQQRMALELTWEALENARIPASSLRGTDVAVYIGSTNNDYQFLAVADPTTAHPYAITGTTSSIIPNRVSYFYDFRGPSVSVDTACSSSLVAAHHGVQALRSGQAEVALVGGVNAMITPLATIGFDEVGGVLAPDGRIKSFSADANGYSRSEGGGMLVLKRVSDARRDGDEILAIIAGSAINHDGRSNGMLAPNPDAQADVLRKAYKNAGINPRSVDYIEAHGTGTILGDPIEADALGRVIGRGRPADQPALLGAVKSNVGHLESAAGAASLAKVALSLSRNKVPPSINYAGPNPYIDFEGIHLRVADKVTDWPRYSGHAIAGVSGFGFGGANAHLVLREVLPSDLVEPQQESDSVDRGAKAVDADAVYVGGVRMDEYGEFVDDEPANDEYAAAGAYAEDAESELPGLTDAALELIEAARAEWESSEQPVPVVPLAVSGFLTSRKRATAAELADWVDSPKGRATSLEAIGRSLSRRNHGRSRAIVMAHDHDEAVKGLRAIADGKQSPLVYSADGPVTNGPVWVLAGFGAQHRKMGKSLYLRDAVFAEWINKVDAYIQDERGYSVVELILDDAIDYTNETCEYPIEVVQTVIFALQIALGELLKHHGAKPAAVVGQSLGEAAAAYFAGGLSLADATRAICARAHLMGEGEAMLFGEYIRLMALVEYSAEEIKTVFSDFPGLEVCVYAAPTQTVIGGPPEQVDAIIARAESEGKFARKLQTKGASHTQQMDPLLGELAAELQGIEPHPLQLGYFSTVHEGSYIRPGGEPIHDVDYWKKGLRHSVYFTHGIRNAVDSGHTTFLELAPNPVALMQVGLTTAAAGLHDGQLIATLARKQDEVESMIAAMAQLYVYGHDLDLRTLFDAGEYAAIPPTRFKRKPHWLDVQFSGDSAVMMPGNHVATPDGRHVWEYSPKGQADLAALVKAAAAQVLPDAKLTASEQRAVVGDGARLVTTLTRHPGGASVQVHARIEESFTLVYDAVVTRGGAASALPSAVAVAVTAPAVEAVDEPDDAEILSDNLAAGAGLAAGFAKWSPDSGETVADRLGAIVGGAMGYEPEDLPWEVPLIELGLDSLMAVRIKNRVEYDFDLPPIQLTAVRDANLYAVQTLIEYAIEHRDEVGDLHEHQQGQSAEQNAAEMNALLTATKAAVDAPAAPAAPVEDKLEIPPPPTDPSGPKSTAAAAAAKVLTQEAVTEALGADVPPRDAAERVTFATWAIVTRKSPGGIFNELPALDDETATKMAGRLSERADGTITVEDVKSAKTIEELATTVRNQLEDGVVDGFVRVLRARQEGSTKTPVFVFHPAGGSTVVYEPLMKRLPADTPIYGLERVEGSIEERAAEYVPKLMEINGAGPYILTGWSLGGALAYACAVGLKRNGCDVRFVGLIDTVRAGEEVPQTKEEIRARWDRYALFASRTFNVDIPEIPYEQLEQLDDDGQVRFVLDAVKEAGVDIPGGIIEHQRTSYLDNRALDTAHIEPYDGHVALYLADRYHDDAIMFEPRYAIRKPDGGWGEFVSDLEVVPIGGEHIQAIDEPYIAKVGAHLSEAIHRIDAEENEAK